The region GGGCGCCGGACACCATTTCGATCACCGTCTCGCGGCTGACCGCGCCGTATTGCTCCAGGGTCTGCGGGCGCACGCTCAGCAGCGACTGCTTGGCCTCGTAGCTGTAGGCGACGATGCCGCATCCGAACCAGGCCGAGGAGCCGGCGATATCGGTCAGGGTCTTTGCGATCCAGCCGCCGGTGCAGCTCTCGGCGGTGACCAGCATGTGGTGGTTGATGCGTGCCGCCTCGCCGAGTCGTTCGGCGAGGCCGCGCAGGGCGGTGTCGCTGGTATCGGGCGTCATGGCGCCACTATAGCGGGCGTCGCGGGCGTGGCTTTGCCTGGACGGTCGGGATGGATGGCCGATTGGCGCGCAGGCCTCCCCTGTACGAGCAGCGCGAGCCGCGACAGGGGACGCGGGGTTGCGTGAGCTCCGACGTCGTTGCGGCTGCGCGGTCGCGGCTCGCGCCGCTCCTACCCTTGGGCCGCGCCGCAACCGCTTTGGGGTAAGAGCGGCGCGAGCCGCGACAGCAGACGCGGGGTTGCATGAGGTGGCGACGTCGGTGCGGCTGCGCGGTCGCGGCTTGCGCCGCTCCTACTCTTGGGCCGCGCCGCAACCGCTTTGGGGTAAGAGCGGCGCGAGCCGCGACAGCAGACGCGGGGTTGCATGAGGTGGCGACGTCGGTGCGGCTGCGCGGTCGCGGCTTGCGCCGCTCCTACCCTTGGGCCGCGCCGCAACCGCTTTGGGGTAGGAGCGGCGCGAGCCGCGACAGCAGACGCGGGGTTGCATGAGGTGGCGACGTCGGTGCGGCTGCGCGGTCGCGGCTTGCGCCGCTCCTACCCTTGGGCCGCGCCGCGCCGCTTTGGGGTAGGAGCGGCGCGAGCCGCGACACAGGACGCGGGGTTGCATGAGGTGGCGACGTCGGTGCGGCTGCGCGGTCGCGGCTTGCGCCGCTCCTGGATAAAGAACGGAGCGGCGCCTCGGCGACTGGAGCGGCGTCGCCGCCGCTCCCCGCTCCGCTCAGTACATCACCCGCAAGGTCACGCCGTAGGTGCGCGGAGCGCCGAGGAAGGCGTTCCAGGAACCGGTCTGCAACGGCGCGTCGAAACCGACCTGCTTGTACTCCTCGTCGGTGAGGTTCATCGCCCAGGCTTCGACCATCCAGCGCCGGTTCTTGGCGCCGATGCCGAGCCGCGCATTCACCACGGTGTAGGCCTCCTGGCCCTTCTCCGGGTCGAGGTCGGAACCGGTGTTGTAGTCGGACGAGTACTTGGCGCCGATGTTGAAGCGGCCGATCAGCGAGGCGCCGAAATCCCACTGATAGGTCGCCGAGGCCGAGGCCGACCACAACGGCGCGAAGCTGGCCCGCGCGCCCGGCAGCTTGGCCAGGTCGGCATCGGGCAGCGGGTCGTTGCCGTACTTGGTGTCGGCGTACATCAGGCCGCCCTGCAACATCAGGCCCTTGAGCCCGGTCTGCCACAGGATCTCGGTGTCGATGCCCTGCGAAACCACTTCCGGGATCGAACGCACGACGAAGCTGGTGCCGAGGAAGCTGTTGAGCTGGAAGTCGGTGTAGGTCTGGTGGAACAAGGTCGCGTTGAGCAGCAGGTTGCCGTCGGCCCAGGTGGTCTTGGCGCCGAGCTCGTAGCTGTCGACGAACTCGCCCGGGAACGAGGTGTCGTTGACCGGGGCGATGCCGGCGGTGCCCGAGGACAGGCCGTTGGAGGACTGCACGCGGTCGAGGTTGAAGCCGCCGGCCTTGTAGCCGCGCGCGGCCGAGGCGTAGCCCATGACGTGCTCGTTCCAACGGTAGGCCGCCTTGATCGTGCCCGACCATTCCTTCTCGTCGCGTTCCTGATTGGTCACCCGACCGTTGTGCAGGGTGTTCGCCCACGGCAGGCACATGAAACCGACCACCTGCTGGACCAGCGCGGCGCGCGCCGCGGCCGGAACGCCGCGTGCGGCCAGGGCCGCGCCGACCCGGGTCGGATTAGCCAGCGCCGCACCGCAACCGAGGCCGCCGTTGGGATTGCTGTAGACCGAGTCGAGTTCCTTGTTTTCCTTGGTGTAGCGCAGGCCCAGGGTGATATCGAGCGCGTCGGTCGCGTGCCAGGTGTTGTTGGTGAACAGCGCCACGCTCTTGCTGTTCTGCTGGTAGCGGTCGAGCGCACCGAGCCCGCCGAAGCTGCTGCCGAACGGGCGGCCCGACGCCTGCGACAGGAAGGTGGCGGCATTGGCGGTATTGATCAGCCCGGCCGGGAAGCGCGCGGCGATCTGGCTCAGCACCGCGGTCGACAGATACGGCTCGTAATGCGCGCCGAGGCTGTAGGAGTCGTTGCGCTTGAGGTCTTCGTCGGCATAGAACAGGCCGAACATCCAGTCGAGCTTGTCGGTCGCGCCGGTCAGGCGGAACTCCTGGCTGAACTGCTTGAAGCCGGTGAAGGATTCGTCCGGGTCCGGATTGCGGTAGATCAGGTCGGCGGTGGTGAAATCGAAATCCAGGCCGTTCATGGCCTGCCAGTCGCGCGAGGCGGTGATCGAGGTCAGGGTGGCACCGCCGAACCACGGCGTGATCCAGTTGACCTCGGCCGAGACGCCCTTGTCCTTGATGTCCTGGGTGGTCGGGCGGTTGCTCCACGCCACGCGCGCGAACGGATCGGCGACCGGCGCGACACCGGTGCCGCCGACCAGCGCATTGATGATCGCCGAGGTCGGGCCGCGCACCGTGGTCAGGCCGACGCAGCAGTTCTCTTCGCGGCTGCTGTAGTCGGCGATGAAGTTGATGTCGAGGTTCTCGGTCGGCTCCAGCAGCAGTTGGCCGCGCAAGGTGTGGAAGTTCTGGTCGCCGTCCTCGCGCTCGCCGCGCGGGCCGCGGCCGATCTCGACGTCGGTAAAGCCGTCGCGCTTGCGCTTGCCGGCGTAGACGCGGAACGCGGCGTTCTCGCCGAGCGCGGTATTGAACGAGCCGGCCAAGCCGACCGCGCCGTAGTTGCCGATGGTCAACTCGCCCTCGACCGTGGTGTCGTAGCTCGGCCGGCGGGTGATGACGTTGATGACGCCGGCCGAGGTGTTCTTGCCGAACACCGTGCCCTGCGGGCCCTTCAGCACTTCGATGCGTTCGATTTCGCCGAGGTCGCCGAAGCCGACGCCGTTGCGCGGGCGGTAGACGCCGTCGATGACCACGCCGACCGAGGACTCCAGGCCGGCGTTGTCGCCGACCGTGCCGATGCCGCGGATACGCGCCACGGTCTGCACTTCGCTCTGGGTGCTGCTCACGGTCAGGCCCGGCACCAGCACCTGCAGGTCCTTGACGTCGCGCACGCCGGTGTCCTGCAGCAATTGCTCGGGCAAGGCGGTGATCGAGATCGGCACGTCCTGCATGGCCTCCTCGCGCTTTTGCGCGGTCACGGTGAGGCCGGCCAAGGTCGTGGCCTCCTCTTCGGCGGGGGCGGCAGCGGTTTGTTGCGCCTGTGCGGTCGCGGCGAGCGACGCCACTCCCAAGGCGATGGCCAAAGACAAGGATTTGCGACCCGGCTGACGAGCGATCATCTGGTTTCCCCCAAGTTTGAAAACGTTCGGGACGTGCTGGACTTCGATGTCCGGTGCGGCGGGTGCGCAAGATGAAGGCATGCGTCCGGGGGTCCGACCCGTGTCTGCGATACCGCGCCGTCCCCTGCGCGGATCACATCCTTGTTCGATACGTAATCCGTGAGCGATTGCGGCCTGAGTCTGTGAGGCGTGAATCGAATCGGCGTGCGGAAATTAGCACGCTGTTAACGAACGTCATGCGGCGATGCAACACCTTTGTACCCGCAAACGACGCACGAAGGATAGAAGTCCGTCATATCGCGCTTTGCGAATTAAAAACGAACGAACGTTCGCGTTTTCATCGCGCGAACGCACGATGCCGCGGTGTCGGATTGCGCAAACGCGACTGCACAACCGTGCACGAAAACTGGGGCGTCTGTCCGCCGGCGCTAGGGTCGGTCCCAGGTGGCGGCCGCGATGCACGCGGCGTGCAATGCAGGCGAACCTTCCGTGGAACCTCGCCCAGGCTGCGAAGTTCCGGCCGTTCCCCCGAACAAGGACTACGCCCATGGACAGCGTCAACGGCGCATCGCACAGCAGCGAATCGCAATCCACCGCCTCGGCCACCCAGACCCAGGCCACGCCGAGCATCAGCGAAGAGCGCGAGGAGGAAATCCGCACCGAGCTGGCGCAGAACCCGCAGGCGGTCGCCGCGCTCGACCAGTTGGTCGCCGACCGCAATTTCGGCCAGCTCAGCGAAGAACAGAAAGTCGAATCGCTGAACGCCTTCATGAGCGCGCCGAATGCGGCGACCGCGACCTATCTGCAGGGCGCGGCCGAGGTCAGCCTGAACCCGCAAGCGACCCCGTCCTCGCTGACGCCCGATGCCGGCACGCTGACCCTGGACGGCGTCACCTACGGCATCCAGCACGGCAATCTGGTCGATGCCCAGGGCCTGACCGTCGGCACGATCCGCAACGACGGCACCGTGCAGCTCGCCAGCGAAACCGCCGCGCGCAGCGTCTACAGCGACATCAGCACCCGCGTGCAGCTGACCGAACAGATCGGCACGCAGAACCGGACCCTGGTCGACCTGCATGCGGCCGATCCGCGCGGCCGCCTTACCGACCCGAATCTGAATCCCGAGGTCGTCGACCGGGTCACCGCGGTGATCGAACAGGCGCGCCGCGAAGGCATGAACATGCGCGTGGACACTGCCTACCGCACCTTCGCCGAACAGGACGCGCTGTACGCACAGGGCCGCACGGCTCCGGGCAACCGGGTCACCAATGCGCGCGCCGGCCAGTCCTGGCACAACTACGGTGTCGCGGTCGATCTGGTGTTCAACAACGCCAACGGCCAGCCGAGTTGGGCCGAGACCCACAACTGGGACCGGTACGGCGAGATCGCCGTTGCTCAGGGGCTGGAATGGGGCGGCAACTGGCAAGGCTTGGTCGATCGTCCGCACGTCGAATACCACCCCGGCTTCGACGCCGGCGATGCGCGCAACATGCTGCAGAGCCATCGCCAGGGCGGGCTGGAGGCGGTCTGGGATCGCATGGGGATCGGCCAGATACCGTGACCCAGGCCGCGGCGCCTCGCCACGCGACGGCTAGACTGGTTTGCGCATGAACTCGAACTCGCACCGCCTGTGTTTCGCGATCACCTGTGCGATCGCCCTGTTGCCGGCCTGCCGGGCCGGCGCCGCGCGCCCTGCCCCTGTATCGCCCGCCACCGCGGAAGCCGCGGCGTCGCCGCGCGTGCTCGCAGGAACCGGCGCGGTCGCGTTTCACCCGAGCCGGCCGCTGCTCGCCTGGAGCGATGGCAAACGCTGGCACGTGCTCGATCTGCATACCGACCGCGTCGCCGACTTCACCGGCGACAGCGAGATCGCCGACCTCGCCTACGCGCCCGACGGCGACCTGTGGCTGGTCGGCGACCGTGCCGAACGTTGGCGCGACGGCCGGCGCAGCTGCCGCAGCGAAGCCGCCGACCTCAGCCGCGTGCTCGGCACCGCGCGCGACGGCATCGCCGCCGCCGGCTACGGCCATTCCGACGGCGTCGGGCCTTTGCGCCATCCGGTCTGGATCGACACCCACTGCGGCATCACCCGCTACCCCGGCGAGCCGTTGCCGGCCGGCGTCGCCGATGCCTCCGCCGACCAGGGCGGCATCGCCGGCAAGGACACTCGATCTCCGCGCGCCGTCCCGAAAGGATTCGTAGCGCCGGCGGGCACCTCCGCGAAACCGATCGCGGTGTCCCACGACGGACGCTGGTGGGTCGGCGGGGACGCGGGACGCTTGCATCTGTATCGGGCCACTGGCGGCCGCTGAGCGCGCCTGGCAAGCCGGGCGAATTCGTACCCGCCGACGCAACCCATCGCGCCCCTCCCGCAGCCACAACTCCGCAGCCACGGCGCGGGTCGCAGCCCGGCTGGCATACTGTGCCCCCGCCTGCAGCCCCCGGCGCGCAGGCTCCTCCCGCATCAGAACACCGGTATTTCGTGTCCGCCCCAGACTCTTCCAGCGCCCGCAATCTCGACGCCCACACCCCGCTCATGCGCCAGTTCTTCGCCGCCAAGGCGGAGCATCCGGACGTACTGATGTTCTTCCGCATGGGCGATTTCTACGAGTTGTTCTACGACGACGCCCGCAAGGCGGCGCGACTGCTCGACATCACCCTGACCCAGCGCGGCAACTCGGCCGGGCAACCGATCCCGATGGCCGGCGTGCCGCACCATTCGGCCGAAGGCTATCTGGCGCGCCTGGTCGCGCTCGGCGAATCGGTGGCGATCTGCGAGCAGATCGGCGACCCGGCCCTGGCCAAGGGCATCGTCGAACGCAAGGTGGTGCGCATCATCACCCCCGGTACGGTCACCGACGAGGCCCTGCTCAACGAACGCCGCGACACCTTGTTGCTGGCGGTGGCGCGCGGCAAGCACGCTTACGGCGTCGCCTGGGCCGACCTGGCCTCGGGCCGCTTCCTGGTCAACGAAGTGGCCAGCGAAGACGCGTTGGAAGCCGAACTGGCCCGGCTGGAGCCGGCCGAACTGCTGGTCGCCGACGAAGACGGCTGGCCGCCGTTCGTGGCCGAACGCAGCGGCATGCGCCGTCGTCCGCCGTGGCTGTTCGACGTCGACAGCGGCCGCCGCCAGTTGCTGCGCTTCTTCGGCCTGCACGATCTCAGCGGCTTCGGCCTGGAAGACAAGCCGCTGGCGATCGCTGCCGCCGCAGCCTTGCTCGGCTATGTCGAGGAAACCCAGAAACAGCGCCTGCCGCACCTGACCTCGATCGCGATCGAATCCGGCGACGGTGCGATCGCGATGAACGCGGCCACCCGCCGCCACCTCGAGCTCGACAGCCGCGTCGACGGCGACAGCCGCACCACCCTGCTCGGCGTGCTCGACAGCACCGTGACGCCGATGGGCGGGCGTCTGCTGCGGCGTTGGCTGCACCGCCCGCTGCGCGACCGCGGCGTGCTGCGTCATCGCCACCAGGCGGTCGCGACCTTGATCGAAAGCCGCGCCGGCGACGACGTGCGCGAACGCTTCCGCGCGCTCGGCGATCTCGAACGCATCCTCTCGCGCATCGCCCTGCGCAGCGCGCGCCCGCGCGACCTGTCGACCCTGCGCGACGGCCTCGGCCTGTTGCCCGACGTGCGCGCCACCTTGGCGCCGCTCGATGCGCCGCGCCTCAACGCGCTGGGCGCCGAACTCGGCGAACACGACGCCCATGCGCATCTGCTGGCCGAAGCGATCGTGCCGCAGCCGCCGGTGTTGGCCCGCGACGGCGGCGTGTTCGCCACCGGCTACGACGCCGAACTCGACGAATTGCGCACGCTGTCGACCAATGCCGATCAGTTCCTGGTCGACCTGGAAGCGCGCGAACGCGCCAGCAGCGGCATCGCCACGCTCAAGGTCGGCTACAACCGCGTCCACGGTTATTACCTCGAAATCAGCAAGGGCCAGGCCGACAAGGCGCCGACCCATTACACCCGGCGGCAGACGCTCAGCAATGCCGAGCGCTACATCACCGAGGAACTCAAGCAGTTCGAGGACAAGGTGTTGTCGGCGCGCGAGCGCTCGCTGGCGCGCGAACGCCTGCTCTACGAACAACTGCTCGATGCTCTCAACGAACGCCTGGAGCCGCTCAAGCATTGCGCCGCGGCCCTGGCCGAGCTCGACGTGCTGTGCGGCTTCGCCGAACGCGCGCAGGCGCTGGACTGGTCGCAGCCGGAACTCGGCGACACGCCCGGCCTGCGCATCGAGCGCGGCCGCCATCCGGTGGTCGAGGCGGTGCGCAAGGACCCGTTCGAGCCCAACGATCTGATCCTCGACGAGGACAATGGCCGCCGCATGCTGGTCATCACCGGCCCGAACATGGGCGGTAAGTCGACCTACATGCGCCAGAACGCGCTGATCGTGTTGCTCGCCCACATCGGCAGCTTCGTGCCGGCGGCGCGCGCGCTGATCGGGCCGATCGACCGCATCCTGACCCGCATCGGCGCCGGCGACGACCTCGCCCGCGGCCAGTCGACCTTCATGGTCGAGATGAGCGAGACCAGCTACATCCTGCATCACGCCACCGACCAGTCGCTGGTGTTGATGGACGAGATCGGCCGCGGCACCTCGACCTACGACGGCCTGGCCCTGGCCGAGGCCTGCGCGCGCCACCTGGCCCACAGCAACCGCGCCTACACCTTGTTCGCCACGCACTACTTCGAGCTCACCGCCCTGGCCGAACCCGGCAACGGCATCGCCAACGTCCACCTCGATGCGGTCGAGCACGGCGACCAACTGGTGTTCATGCACGCGGTCAAGGACGGCCCGGCCGATCGCAGTTTCGGCTTGCAGGTCGCCGCGTTGGCCGGTCTGCCGAAATCGGTGGTCAAGCAGGCGCGCGGGCGTTTGATCGAACTCGAACAACAAGGCCGCGAAACGCCCAAGCCCTCGTTCGCCACCGCCGCGCTCGACCAGCCGCAGCAGTTCGGCCTGTTCGCGACCTCGTCGGCGGCGTTGGATGCGCTGGCCAAAGTCGATCCGGACGAACTGACGCCGAAGCAGGCCCTGGAAGCGCTGTATCGGATCAAGGCGCTGGCCTGAGCGCAGGTAACGCGGTGCACAGGGCGGCCGTATCGCACAAGTGCAGTCGCCGCAGCCGTCATCCCCGCGCAGGCGGGGATCCAGGGTTTACCGCGACATCGCTCTGAAGTCTTTGGATCCCCGCCTTCGCGGGGATGACGGTTGGACGTTGGATTCACGCCTGCGCGGGGACGGCCGCTGGTTGACCGATAGCGGCGGCGAACGACATCGCCGCCGACAGGCATAGCGCACGGTCCCTATCGGACGAACCGCTAAACTAATGCCCGGAACGGACACCGGAGCACATGTGGAAGCCTTATTACTCGTCGTCGGCCTGATCGCCGGCCTGATTCTCGCGCGTCTTTATCGACCGCAGGCGGCGGTCGTCGCTGCGGCGGCGGATGCGCCGCGGGCGGATGCGGAAAACGCACCGGCCGTCGAGCAAATCCAAAACGAAGCCGAAGCACCGATTGAATCGACTTCGGAAACGGCCGAAGCACCAGAGGATCGATTACTTCGGTTGGTCCGTTCCATCGATGCGCTCGACGAACGCATCCAGCGCCCGCAGGACCTGCTTGCCCTGCCCGAATTCCACCAGGGCGTCGATCTGGTCGCGAGCGAAGCCTTCAACGCCGCCGACCTGGTGCGCCAGCTCAGCGGCACCGGCTACGTGCTGCAATCGATGATCACCAAGGCCCTGCCGCGACGCAGCGACGTCGCGCTCGACCCGGTGTTCGAACACGTCGGCCAGTTCGGCGGCTATCCCCTGCACTTCCTGATCGAGTACCTGCGCACCCGTCCCGACGCCGGCGACGTGCCCAAGCTGCTGCGCCATGCCCAGCCGTGGTGGTGGGACTTCGCCCCGGTGCGCCAGCAACTGCGCGACTACCTGCAATGGGCCGAACAATTCGGCGCGGCGCCGGCCGCGCCGGTGCTGGACGAACTCGAGGAACACGCGGCCACGCAGTTGCGCGACACCCTCAAGCGGTTCCAGTCGCCGCTGCTGGAACCGCTGATCGAGCAGGCCGAACACGCCACCAATGCGCGCCGCGAAAGCCGCGTGCTCGGCGCCTTCGGCCGGGTCAACGCCAGCGCCAAGGCGCAGACGCGCATCGTCCACGACGCCCTCGCCCGCCAGCTCGAACGCCTGCATGAGCTGCTATCGGGCGACGATGCCGCCTCGGTGCTGGTCTCCGGCGAACACGGCGTCGGCAAGACCGTGCTGATCGACCTGCTGGCCGAGCGTCTGCAAGCCGAGGGCTGGCTGGTGTTCGAGGCCTCCGCGGCCGAGATCCTGTCCGGCCAGAGCTACATCGGCGAACTCGAAGAGCGGGTGCGCGAGATGCTCGGCGTGCTCAACCGCAAGCGCGCGGTGTGGCGCGCGCCGGAATTCTTCGACCTGCTCGCCAAGGGCTCGCACTCGCGCGACCCGCGCGGCCTGCTCGACCTGGTGCTGCCCGCGATCGAGCGCGGCCAGTTGCGGGTGATCGGCGAGATCACCCCGCGCCAACTGGCGCAGTTGCTGATCGCGCGTCCGGTCATCAAGCACCACGTCGAAATCGTGCAACTGCTGCCGACCGAAACCGATGCGCTGGAAGCGATCGCCGCCGAGTGGGCGCGCTTGGAAGGCGAGCGCCTCGGCCG is a window of Lysobacter antibioticus DNA encoding:
- the mutS gene encoding DNA mismatch repair protein MutS; protein product: MRQFFAAKAEHPDVLMFFRMGDFYELFYDDARKAARLLDITLTQRGNSAGQPIPMAGVPHHSAEGYLARLVALGESVAICEQIGDPALAKGIVERKVVRIITPGTVTDEALLNERRDTLLLAVARGKHAYGVAWADLASGRFLVNEVASEDALEAELARLEPAELLVADEDGWPPFVAERSGMRRRPPWLFDVDSGRRQLLRFFGLHDLSGFGLEDKPLAIAAAAALLGYVEETQKQRLPHLTSIAIESGDGAIAMNAATRRHLELDSRVDGDSRTTLLGVLDSTVTPMGGRLLRRWLHRPLRDRGVLRHRHQAVATLIESRAGDDVRERFRALGDLERILSRIALRSARPRDLSTLRDGLGLLPDVRATLAPLDAPRLNALGAELGEHDAHAHLLAEAIVPQPPVLARDGGVFATGYDAELDELRTLSTNADQFLVDLEARERASSGIATLKVGYNRVHGYYLEISKGQADKAPTHYTRRQTLSNAERYITEELKQFEDKVLSARERSLARERLLYEQLLDALNERLEPLKHCAAALAELDVLCGFAERAQALDWSQPELGDTPGLRIERGRHPVVEAVRKDPFEPNDLILDEDNGRRMLVITGPNMGGKSTYMRQNALIVLLAHIGSFVPAARALIGPIDRILTRIGAGDDLARGQSTFMVEMSETSYILHHATDQSLVLMDEIGRGTSTYDGLALAEACARHLAHSNRAYTLFATHYFELTALAEPGNGIANVHLDAVEHGDQLVFMHAVKDGPADRSFGLQVAALAGLPKSVVKQARGRLIELEQQGRETPKPSFATAALDQPQQFGLFATSSAALDALAKVDPDELTPKQALEALYRIKALA
- a CDS encoding M15 family metallopeptidase, whose amino-acid sequence is MDSVNGASHSSESQSTASATQTQATPSISEEREEEIRTELAQNPQAVAALDQLVADRNFGQLSEEQKVESLNAFMSAPNAATATYLQGAAEVSLNPQATPSSLTPDAGTLTLDGVTYGIQHGNLVDAQGLTVGTIRNDGTVQLASETAARSVYSDISTRVQLTEQIGTQNRTLVDLHAADPRGRLTDPNLNPEVVDRVTAVIEQARREGMNMRVDTAYRTFAEQDALYAQGRTAPGNRVTNARAGQSWHNYGVAVDLVFNNANGQPSWAETHNWDRYGEIAVAQGLEWGGNWQGLVDRPHVEYHPGFDAGDARNMLQSHRQGGLEAVWDRMGIGQIP
- a CDS encoding TonB-dependent receptor, with the protein product MIARQPGRKSLSLAIALGVASLAATAQAQQTAAAPAEEEATTLAGLTVTAQKREEAMQDVPISITALPEQLLQDTGVRDVKDLQVLVPGLTVSSTQSEVQTVARIRGIGTVGDNAGLESSVGVVIDGVYRPRNGVGFGDLGEIERIEVLKGPQGTVFGKNTSAGVINVITRRPSYDTTVEGELTIGNYGAVGLAGSFNTALGENAAFRVYAGKRKRDGFTDVEIGRGPRGEREDGDQNFHTLRGQLLLEPTENLDINFIADYSSREENCCVGLTTVRGPTSAIINALVGGTGVAPVADPFARVAWSNRPTTQDIKDKGVSAEVNWITPWFGGATLTSITASRDWQAMNGLDFDFTTADLIYRNPDPDESFTGFKQFSQEFRLTGATDKLDWMFGLFYADEDLKRNDSYSLGAHYEPYLSTAVLSQIAARFPAGLINTANAATFLSQASGRPFGSSFGGLGALDRYQQNSKSVALFTNNTWHATDALDITLGLRYTKENKELDSVYSNPNGGLGCGAALANPTRVGAALAARGVPAAARAALVQQVVGFMCLPWANTLHNGRVTNQERDEKEWSGTIKAAYRWNEHVMGYASAARGYKAGGFNLDRVQSSNGLSSGTAGIAPVNDTSFPGEFVDSYELGAKTTWADGNLLLNATLFHQTYTDFQLNSFLGTSFVVRSIPEVVSQGIDTEILWQTGLKGLMLQGGLMYADTKYGNDPLPDADLAKLPGARASFAPLWSASASATYQWDFGASLIGRFNIGAKYSSDYNTGSDLDPEKGQEAYTVVNARLGIGAKNRRWMVEAWAMNLTDEEYKQVGFDAPLQTGSWNAFLGAPRTYGVTLRVMY
- a CDS encoding CinA family protein → MTPDTSDTALRGLAERLGEAARINHHMLVTAESCTGGWIAKTLTDIAGSSAWFGCGIVAYSYEAKQSLLSVRPQTLEQYGAVSRETVIEMVSGALANTGATIAVAVTGIAGPGGGTDDKPVGTVWIAWKRRGGYPMAEVFHFDGDREAVRRKTVAAALHAMQSLTG